The uncultured Cohaesibacter sp. genome segment CTTTGATAGCTGAGTGCGCCCAGTTGGCTCGAAATGGTGACGATCTTGGCCGCCTCTGACGCCTTGAGATTTGGCAGCAAGGACTGGGTAACCCGCATCGGGGCCATGGAGTTGACCGCAAAGACCCCGGCCCATGCATCATAATCCATGTCATCCAAACCCTGCCGGCTGCCCCCCATGATGCCGGCATTGTTGATCAGCAGATCAGCGGGGCAGCCCTCAAGCCTTGATGCCATGGCGTCGATACTGGCCTGATCGGTAACATCAACCTTATGCAGGGTGATGCGCCCCAGATGGGCGGTGACCAGTTCGCGCAGGTCATCGGCCCGTTCCGGTTCGCGGCAGCAGGCATGGACATGCCAATCCGGGCGATCAAGATAGACTCGAACCAGTTCCAGCCCGATGCCACGATTGCTGCCGGTGATGATGCACTGTTTCATGATGGGATGCTCCTGCTTGATCCGAAACCCAAGGTTTGACACTTATATTTTGTCCATATGTCACAAGTAAGATAAAATTAACTTGCAGCAGAACTTGAAACAACCAAAAGTAGATCTGACATAAAGAATTGTTTATATCCTTATTGCTTTACAGAAAGAGCCACGGTATAAGGGGGCCAACAGACGGGCAGATCGGCGTATCGTGCCCGTTTTCGTGCTTTTTGTGACACAAGAGACGGGCCTTGATGCGGGCCCTTAGGCAAAGGAATGAACATGGCTGACTATGTTGTCAAAGACCTCTCCCTGGCGGACTGGGGTCGTAAGGAAATCGCTATCGCAGAGACCGAAATGCCCGGTCTGATGCAGACCCGTGCAGAATATGGTCCGACCCAGCCGCTGAAAGGCGCCCGGATCACCGGCTCCCTGCATATGACCATCCAGACCGCAGTGCTGATCGAAACCCTGCAGGCACTGGGCGCAGAGGTCCGTTGGGCGACCTGCAACATCTTCTCGACCCAGGACCATGCCGCAGCGGCCATCGCTGACACCGGCACCCCGGTCTTTGCCGTCAAGGGCGAAACGTTGGAAGAATATTGGGATTATGTTGACCGCATTTTCGATTGGGGCAACGGCGAAGGCCCGAACCTGATTCTTGATGATGGCGGTGATGCGACCATGTATGTGCTGCTCGGTGCCAAGGTCGATGCAGGCGAAGAAATCATTCCAAATCCGGAAAATGAAGAAGAGCATGTGGTCAAGGCTCAGATCCTGAAGCGCGCCAAGGCGACGCCAGGCTGGTTCACCAAGATCCGTGACGGCATTCTGGGTGTATCTGAAGAAACCACCACGGGCGTGCATCGTCTGTATCATCTGGCAAAAGCAGGCGATCTGCCTTTCCCTGCCATCAATGTCAATGACTCGGTCACCAAGTCGAAATTCGACAATCTCTATGGGTGCCGTGAGTCCCTGGTTGACGGCATCAAGCGTGCGACCGACGTGATGATCTCCGGTAAAGTTGCCGTGGTTGCCGGTTTTGGCGATGTGGGCAAAGGCTCCGCCGAATCCCTTCGCTCACAGGGTGCCCGGGTGATTGTCACCGAGATCGACCCGATCTGTGCCTTGCAGGCCTCCATGCAGGGCTATGAAGTCACCACCATGGAAGACGCCGTGCCACAGGGAGACATTTTCGTCACCACCACCGGCAACAAGGACGTCATCACCATCGAGCATATGCGTGGCATGAAAGATCGCGCCATCGTTTGCAACATCGGGCATTTTGACAGTGAGATCCAGATTGGTGCCCTCAAGAACCTGACCTGGCACAATGTGAAGCCTCAGGTTGACGAAGTGGAATTCCCCGATGGCAAGCGCATCATCGTGCTGGCCGAAGGACGCCTTGTGAATCTCGGCTGCGCCACTGGTCACCCATCCTTCGTCATGTCGGCATCTTTCACCAACCAGACGCTGGCCCAGATCGAACTGTTCACCAACCATGATAGCTATGGCAAAGACGTTTATGTCTTGCCAAAGCCGCTGGACGAGAAGGTAGCGATGCTGCATCTGGAGAAACTGGGTGTCAAATTGACCCAGCTGAGCAAGGATCAGGCAGACTATATTGGCGTTCCTGTGGAAGGACCGTTCAAGCCAGACCATTACCGCTATTAATTGGAAAATTAACCAAATGTTAAGGAATGGCAGAAAACCAACAGGTTTGACTGCCTGAACCTTTCATCTGTAATGAATGCGCCCTTTCCGCCAGTGAATAGGGCGCATTTTTTTTGCCCAAATGCATTGCGGACTCTTCTGCCCGAGTCCGCGAAGCGGTAATGTAAAGTGATTCGGCCAGAACCGGAGGAGGCCTCGGTTCCAGCCATCAAGATGCGTGTTCAAGCAGTAACATTTTGCAAGTGCCCAAGGCAGTCTCCATGAATCGATTGATTCAGGGATCGCGGGTGGATTCGGTCAACGTCATGCGGACGACCAAACCGGCATCATGCATTGATACGATGCGAGCAACGCAAACAAGATGAAGGATCGGCTCAGTCCGGTTCTGATCACCTGCCACGATGGGGCATCATGACAGGGGATCAATGCGAGGAAGGAGATCACTCCGCCCGATCTGAGAGCAGGCGGGTGGATCTGATCAAGCGGCGAAAGGGCGAGCAAGATGCCGATCAACGGCCTGTTCGGAAACAAGAGCAACAACAGACGTCTCAATTGTTCTATCACCTTCTCCAAGCGAGAAGGAGACGCTCGTTCCTGCATTCGCATTGCGTTGCTGGGACTGATTGGGATCATCAGCACCTCTATCATGGTACAGGCGCAGGAAGTCCTCACGGTCCAGAATGCGACGCCATCCGTGACGGAGACTGACACCGTCGCACAGCCACTTGAAAGCAGCGCCGCTTTGTTGGCACCCCTTACACATGCGGTCACCGCAACCGAATTGCTGGTGTTGGTGCTTTTCTCTGCGATCCTTCTGTTCGCAATCGGGGCAGGCGCGGCCTTTATCAGCGAACGCCGCCGCAACCGTAACAATTTGCGCGCCGCTCATGAAGCCATCACCACCATTCAGTCCCGCCTTGACCAATCCGAAAGCCTGCTCAACGCCCTTGATGAGTTGATGATCATCTGGAATGGCGCGCAGCTCGATCCCGATTTCAGAGGCAATCTTGGCAACAATGCCCATCTGTTCCCGCAGGGCATGTCTATACTTGCCTTTGGCAATTGGCTGCATCCAGAATGCGCGCAGGATGTGGAGTTTGCGATCGAGCAACTGCGCATGACCGGCCAGCGCTTCATCCTGACCGTTGAAAGCCTTGACAATGCCTTGGTCGAAATCAGCGGCCGCACCTCAGGTGCTCGGGCCATCGTCCAGTTGCGGATGCTGGATGGGGCGGAATATGACCGGGCGCGGCTTGATCATGAAGCGGCGCGCCAAGCCAGCGAATTGGCCCGTCTGAAACATTTGCTCGACGCATTGCCGATGCCGATCTGGTCGCGCGATGAAGACGGCCATCTGAGCTGGATGAACGATGCCTATCTCAAGGCGATTGAAGCGGACACGCTCGATCAGGCGCTGCGCAATCAGACAGAGCTATTGGATCAACGCGGTCGCGAGGCTATGCAGCATGCCCACGGCGATGGCTCCAATCTGGATTCTGTTACCCATCGCATGCCGGTCATCGTTGCGGGCAAACGACAGATCTTTGAGGTGACCGATGTCACCGCTCACACGGGCACCGTTGGCATTGCCATCGACGTATCCAAAATTGAGGCAACGGAGAAGGCACTTGAGCGGACACAGGCCTTCCATACCTCCACCATGGATCAACTGACCACGCCCGTCGCAATTTTTGATTCCAACCAGAATCTGCACTATTACAACGCCGCCTACAGCCAGCAATTCAA includes the following:
- a CDS encoding SDR family oxidoreductase, with the protein product MKQCIITGSNRGIGLELVRVYLDRPDWHVHACCREPERADDLRELVTAHLGRITLHKVDVTDQASIDAMASRLEGCPADLLINNAGIMGGSRQGLDDMDYDAWAGVFAVNSMAPMRVTQSLLPNLKASEAAKIVTISSQLGALSYQSRGRYAYRSSKAAVNMVMKLMADDLKADGIACILFHPGWVQTDMGGVNADITPQDSAQKMAQVIDGTTIKDTGSFLNWTGKPHDW
- the ahcY gene encoding adenosylhomocysteinase — translated: MNMADYVVKDLSLADWGRKEIAIAETEMPGLMQTRAEYGPTQPLKGARITGSLHMTIQTAVLIETLQALGAEVRWATCNIFSTQDHAAAAIADTGTPVFAVKGETLEEYWDYVDRIFDWGNGEGPNLILDDGGDATMYVLLGAKVDAGEEIIPNPENEEEHVVKAQILKRAKATPGWFTKIRDGILGVSEETTTGVHRLYHLAKAGDLPFPAINVNDSVTKSKFDNLYGCRESLVDGIKRATDVMISGKVAVVAGFGDVGKGSAESLRSQGARVIVTEIDPICALQASMQGYEVTTMEDAVPQGDIFVTTTGNKDVITIEHMRGMKDRAIVCNIGHFDSEIQIGALKNLTWHNVKPQVDEVEFPDGKRIIVLAEGRLVNLGCATGHPSFVMSASFTNQTLAQIELFTNHDSYGKDVYVLPKPLDEKVAMLHLEKLGVKLTQLSKDQADYIGVPVEGPFKPDHYRY